One genomic window of Conger conger chromosome 7, fConCon1.1, whole genome shotgun sequence includes the following:
- the lipt2 gene encoding putative lipoyltransferase 2, mitochondrial — protein MTLAKATVKVVNLGRISYGRALQIQQRCVRQRLDTSSELANILLLCEHEPVYTIGIRQKLYSAEEELRLKNLGAEFFRTNRGGLITFHGPGQLVCYPILNLGCFKKSVRWYVCELERTVIGLCRKFGIKASTSPDTGVWVGENKICALGINCRMYITSHGLALNCNTDMRWFDNIVPCGIVGKGVTSLSQELGREVTVPEAIPPLLETFAEQFNCSLTFEDGDINNIIVNDSPVRL, from the exons ATGACCCTGGCGAAAGCTACAGTCAAGGTTGTCAACTTGGGCCGGATCTCCTACGGCCGTGCTTTACAGATCCAACAGCGATGTGTCAGGCAACGTTTGGATACTTCATCCGAGCTTGCGAATATCTTGCTGCTGTGCGAGCACGAGCCAGTCTACACCATTGGAATACGACAGAAGTTGTATTCTGCAGAGGAAGAACTCAGACTGAAGAACCTGGGGGCAGAATTCTTCCGTACTAATCGCGGAGGACTCATAACGTTCCATGGGCCTGGACAGTTGGTGTGTTATCCCATTCTAAATCTGGGCTGCTTTAAAAAGAGTGTCCGGTGGTACGTTTGTGAACTGGAAAGGACCGTCATCGGTTTGTGTCGTAAGTTTGGGATCAAAGCGTCCACATCCCCGGACACTGGAGTGTGGGTAGGAGAGAACAAGATTTGTGCTCTGG GAATCAACTGCCGAATGTACATCACGTCTCACGGCTTGGCACTGAACTGCAACACAGATATGCGGTGGTTTGACAATATTGTGCCATGTGGGATTGTGGGCAAAGGAGTCACTTCCCTAAGCCAAGAACTCGGACGAGAAGTTACTGTTCCTGAAGCCATCCCACCTCTACTGGAAACGTTTGCTGAACAATTTAACTGCAGTTTGACATTTGAAGATGGAGACATTAACAATATCATTGTCAATGACAGCCCAGTTAGGCTATAG
- the LOC133133781 gene encoding glucose 1,6-bisphosphate synthase-like isoform X1, producing the protein MGDHVGDLNANLPCHSTGDPQLDKAIYQWITWDKNPRTRAQVEVLLQEGRLEELRRRLCSRMSFGTAGLRAAMGAGFSLINDLTVIQSTQGLYKYLATCFPDLESRGLVVGYDTRGQEASSCNSERLGMLTAAAMLCKDVPVYLFSSYVPTPFVPYAVKKLGAAAGVMITASHNPKEDNGYKVYWENGAQISSPHDKEILRCIEESTEPWTESWNVNQLDSSPLRRDPLKEICRCYMEELKSVCFHRELNTNSPLKFVHSAFHGVGHKYVQLAFRAFGFPPPIPVPEQKDPDPEFSTVSCPNPEEGESVLELSLRLAEKEGAGIVLATDPDADRLAVAEQYDNCKWRVFTGNELAALLGWWMLFNWRETHPDPDDTQRVCMMATTVSSKILQAFAQMEGFQYEETLPGFKWTGNKIYELEKKGKVVLFAFEESIGFMCGSMVRDKDGVSAAVVVAEMAAYLHSKNLTLRQQLANIFEIYGTHISKTSYVICRDPPTIKRIFTRLRNWEGEAGYPKSCRGYSISHIRDVTTGYDSSRPNQKSVLPVTKNSQMVTFTFKNGIVATLRTSGTEPKIKFYTEFCAPPGKRDISSMEEELNKVTDALVEEFLEPDKNNLIRRSL; encoded by the exons ATGGGGGATCATGTGGGAGACCTCAACGCCAACCTGCCTTGTCATTCAACTGGAGATCCTCAGCTGGATAAAGCCATTTATCAATGGATAACATGGGACAAG AACCCCAGGACAAGGGCCCAGGTGGAGGTCCTGCTGCAGGAGGGCCGTCTGGAGGAGCTGCGCCGCAGGCTGTGCTCCAGGATGAGCTTCGGGACGGCAGGCCTCCGGGCGGCCATGGGAGCCGGCTTCAGCCTCATCAACGACCTTACCGTCATTCAGTCCACACAG GGCTTGTATAAGTATCTGGCAACGTGCTTCCCTGACTTGGAAAGCAGAGGCCTCGTGGTTGGCTATGACACTCGTGGACAGGAAGCCAGCAGCTGCAACAGTGAACG GCTTGGCATGTTGACTGCTGCAGCTATGCTTTGTAAAGACGTCCCGGTCTATCTCTTCTCTTCATATGTTCCCACCCCCTTCGTG CCATACGCGGTGAAAAAGCTGGGTGCAGCTGCAGGTGTGATGATCACAGCCTCTCACAACCCGAAAGAGGACAACGGCTACAAG GTCTACTGGGAGAATGGAGCCCAGATCTCTTCGCCCCACGATAAGGAGATTCTccggtgcattgaggagagcaCGGAGCCCTGGACTGAGTCCTGGAATGTGAATCAGCTGGACAGCAGCCCACTGAGGAGGGATCCCTTAAAGGAGATCTGCAGGTGTTACATGGAGGAGCTGAAATCAGTCTGTTTTCACAG AGAGCTGAACACAAACTCGCCCTTGAAGTTTGTCCACTCTGCTTTCCATGGCGTTGGGCACAAGTACGTCCAGCTGGCCTTCCGAGCGTTCGGCTTTCCCCCTCCCATTCCCGTGCCGGAGCAGAAGGATCCCGACCCAGAATTTTCCACTGTCAGCTGCCCGAATCCTGAGGAAGGAGAGTCCGTTTTG GAGCTCTCTCTTCGCCTGGCTGAGAAAGAAGGTGCCGGAATAGTTCTGGCAACTGATCCTGACGCTGATCGTTTGGCTGTTGCCGAGCAATATGACAA TTGTAAGTGGAGGGTATTTACTGGAAATGAGCTGGCCGCTCTGTTGGGCTGGTGGATGCTCTTTAACTGGAGGGAGACGCACCCGGACCCAGACGACACTCAGAGGGTCTGCATGATGGCCACAACGGTCTCCTCCAAAATCCTCCAGGCCTTCGCACAAATGGAGGGGTTCCAGTATGAG gaaACATTACCAGGCTTCAAGTGGACTGGAAATAAAATCTATGAGCTGGAGAAGAAAGGCAAGGTGGTGCTGTTTGCGTTTGAGGAGTCTATAG GGTTCATGTGTGGCAGCATGGTCCGTGATAAAGACGGAGTGAGCGCAGCAGTCGTGGTGGCAGAAATGGCGGCCTACCTCCATTCCAAAAACCTCACCCTGAGGCAGCAGCTCgcaaacatttttgaaat TTATGGTACACACATCTCGAAAACGTCCTACGTCATCTGTCGTGACCCTCCAACTATCAAAAGAATATTCACTCGTCTCCGTAATTGGGAGGGTGAGGCAGGGTACCCAAAGTCCTGCAGAGGGTACAGCATTTCGCACATCAGGGACGTGACCACAGGATATGACAGCAGCCGACCCAACCAGAAAAGT GTGCTTCCTGTGACAAAAAACAGCCAGATGGTGACCTTCACATTCAAGAACGGGATAGTGGCCACATTGAGGACGAGTGGCACCGAGCCCAAGATCAAATTCTACACTGAGTTCTGCGCACCCCCTGGGAAGAG GGACATCTCCAGCATGGAGGAGGAGCTAAATAAGGTTACAGATGCACTGGTCGAAGAGTTCCTCGAACCGGACAAGAACAACCTAATTCGAAGATCTCTGTGA
- the LOC133133781 gene encoding glucose 1,6-bisphosphate synthase-like isoform X2, translating to MSFGTAGLRAAMGAGFSLINDLTVIQSTQGLYKYLATCFPDLESRGLVVGYDTRGQEASSCNSERLGMLTAAAMLCKDVPVYLFSSYVPTPFVPYAVKKLGAAAGVMITASHNPKEDNGYKVYWENGAQISSPHDKEILRCIEESTEPWTESWNVNQLDSSPLRRDPLKEICRCYMEELKSVCFHRELNTNSPLKFVHSAFHGVGHKYVQLAFRAFGFPPPIPVPEQKDPDPEFSTVSCPNPEEGESVLELSLRLAEKEGAGIVLATDPDADRLAVAEQYDNCKWRVFTGNELAALLGWWMLFNWRETHPDPDDTQRVCMMATTVSSKILQAFAQMEGFQYEETLPGFKWTGNKIYELEKKGKVVLFAFEESIGFMCGSMVRDKDGVSAAVVVAEMAAYLHSKNLTLRQQLANIFEIYGTHISKTSYVICRDPPTIKRIFTRLRNWEGEAGYPKSCRGYSISHIRDVTTGYDSSRPNQKSVLPVTKNSQMVTFTFKNGIVATLRTSGTEPKIKFYTEFCAPPGKRDISSMEEELNKVTDALVEEFLEPDKNNLIRRSL from the exons ATGAGCTTCGGGACGGCAGGCCTCCGGGCGGCCATGGGAGCCGGCTTCAGCCTCATCAACGACCTTACCGTCATTCAGTCCACACAG GGCTTGTATAAGTATCTGGCAACGTGCTTCCCTGACTTGGAAAGCAGAGGCCTCGTGGTTGGCTATGACACTCGTGGACAGGAAGCCAGCAGCTGCAACAGTGAACG GCTTGGCATGTTGACTGCTGCAGCTATGCTTTGTAAAGACGTCCCGGTCTATCTCTTCTCTTCATATGTTCCCACCCCCTTCGTG CCATACGCGGTGAAAAAGCTGGGTGCAGCTGCAGGTGTGATGATCACAGCCTCTCACAACCCGAAAGAGGACAACGGCTACAAG GTCTACTGGGAGAATGGAGCCCAGATCTCTTCGCCCCACGATAAGGAGATTCTccggtgcattgaggagagcaCGGAGCCCTGGACTGAGTCCTGGAATGTGAATCAGCTGGACAGCAGCCCACTGAGGAGGGATCCCTTAAAGGAGATCTGCAGGTGTTACATGGAGGAGCTGAAATCAGTCTGTTTTCACAG AGAGCTGAACACAAACTCGCCCTTGAAGTTTGTCCACTCTGCTTTCCATGGCGTTGGGCACAAGTACGTCCAGCTGGCCTTCCGAGCGTTCGGCTTTCCCCCTCCCATTCCCGTGCCGGAGCAGAAGGATCCCGACCCAGAATTTTCCACTGTCAGCTGCCCGAATCCTGAGGAAGGAGAGTCCGTTTTG GAGCTCTCTCTTCGCCTGGCTGAGAAAGAAGGTGCCGGAATAGTTCTGGCAACTGATCCTGACGCTGATCGTTTGGCTGTTGCCGAGCAATATGACAA TTGTAAGTGGAGGGTATTTACTGGAAATGAGCTGGCCGCTCTGTTGGGCTGGTGGATGCTCTTTAACTGGAGGGAGACGCACCCGGACCCAGACGACACTCAGAGGGTCTGCATGATGGCCACAACGGTCTCCTCCAAAATCCTCCAGGCCTTCGCACAAATGGAGGGGTTCCAGTATGAG gaaACATTACCAGGCTTCAAGTGGACTGGAAATAAAATCTATGAGCTGGAGAAGAAAGGCAAGGTGGTGCTGTTTGCGTTTGAGGAGTCTATAG GGTTCATGTGTGGCAGCATGGTCCGTGATAAAGACGGAGTGAGCGCAGCAGTCGTGGTGGCAGAAATGGCGGCCTACCTCCATTCCAAAAACCTCACCCTGAGGCAGCAGCTCgcaaacatttttgaaat TTATGGTACACACATCTCGAAAACGTCCTACGTCATCTGTCGTGACCCTCCAACTATCAAAAGAATATTCACTCGTCTCCGTAATTGGGAGGGTGAGGCAGGGTACCCAAAGTCCTGCAGAGGGTACAGCATTTCGCACATCAGGGACGTGACCACAGGATATGACAGCAGCCGACCCAACCAGAAAAGT GTGCTTCCTGTGACAAAAAACAGCCAGATGGTGACCTTCACATTCAAGAACGGGATAGTGGCCACATTGAGGACGAGTGGCACCGAGCCCAAGATCAAATTCTACACTGAGTTCTGCGCACCCCCTGGGAAGAG GGACATCTCCAGCATGGAGGAGGAGCTAAATAAGGTTACAGATGCACTGGTCGAAGAGTTCCTCGAACCGGACAAGAACAACCTAATTCGAAGATCTCTGTGA